One segment of Penaeus vannamei isolate JL-2024 chromosome 3, ASM4276789v1, whole genome shotgun sequence DNA contains the following:
- the LOC138859897 gene encoding G-protein coupled receptor 83-like: MLSADSRSKHAMSTAVTTPLWSPAPSHYTGRPPGASAGVEISWTTPPPPPPAHISSSAISDPWAVLDEGLWASQLGNSSLVLEESANASGLDQLASAGVNKTFWTGGKIRLGVEVELFPDWVVGVWTGVLVSLLVVGVGGNVLVPVVVMRTRDLRSSTNLLLVNLAAADLLVLVVSLPTALIELHSRPETWVLGRPMCTTVNQTIIVTIH, from the coding sequence ATGCTGAGTGCTGATTCTCGTTCCAAACACGCCATGTCTACCGCTGTGACAACTCCCCTGTGGTCCCCCGCGCCCTCCCACTACACGGGCCGCCCACCGGGGGCTTCCGCGGGCGTGGAGATCAGCTGgaccaccccgcccccacccccacccgcccataTCTCCTCGTCGGCCATTTCCGACCCGTGGGCGGTCCTGGACGAGGGCCTGTGGGCGTCGCAGCTGGGCAACTCGTCCCTGGTGCTGGAGGAGAGCGCCAACGCCTCGGGGCTCGACCAGCTGGCGTCCGCGGGCGTCAACAAGACCTTCTGGACGGGCGGCAAGATCCGGCTGGGCGTGGAGGTGGAGCTCTTCCCCGACTGGGTGGTGGGCGTGTGGACGGGCGTGCTGGTGTCCCTCCTGGTGGTGGGCGTCGGGGGGAACGTCCTGGTGCCCGTCGTGGTCATGCGCACCCGGGACCTGCGCTCGTCCACGAACCTCCTGCTGGTGAACCTCGCCGCCGCGGACCTCCTGGTGCTCGTCGTGTCGCTGCCGACGGCGCTGATCGAGCTGCACTCGCGCCCCGAAACCTGGGTGCTCGGACGACCCATGT